One region of Halomonas huangheensis genomic DNA includes:
- a CDS encoding HpcH/HpaI aldolase family protein produces MNVLSDFKSRLQRREPLLGAFIKTPHPIIIEVMGASGLDFLILDMEHAPFDRGTLDAAMIAGRAVQCPLLVRVPVGSPENLLAVLDSGAAGVIVPHVLSAPQAEELAKVMYYGPGGRGFAGTTRAASYGRRPFAEHLRDTAQETCLICQIEDVEGAQEYQQIAAVDGVDALFIGRADLAVSSGFASFFAEEIVGQVEQILGTEQAATGLYCAPGEDLQPLMAAGASFMVVGSDHTLMAQGVDALAERFQAAIDQAATQGSSSLPASIK; encoded by the coding sequence ATGAATGTTCTCAGCGATTTCAAGTCGCGGCTCCAGCGTCGTGAGCCTTTACTCGGTGCTTTCATCAAGACACCGCACCCGATCATCATTGAAGTGATGGGGGCGTCCGGGCTCGACTTCTTGATACTCGACATGGAGCACGCGCCTTTTGATCGCGGAACGCTGGATGCGGCGATGATCGCCGGTCGTGCCGTGCAATGCCCGTTGCTGGTGCGTGTGCCGGTTGGCTCCCCGGAAAATCTGCTCGCTGTACTCGATAGTGGGGCTGCCGGTGTCATCGTGCCGCATGTGCTGTCGGCGCCTCAGGCCGAAGAGCTGGCCAAGGTGATGTACTACGGGCCGGGTGGTCGTGGCTTTGCGGGCACCACGCGCGCTGCATCCTACGGACGTCGCCCGTTTGCCGAGCACCTGCGTGATACCGCTCAGGAAACATGCCTGATCTGTCAGATTGAAGACGTTGAAGGTGCGCAGGAGTACCAGCAGATTGCCGCCGTTGATGGCGTTGATGCACTGTTCATCGGCCGCGCGGATCTTGCGGTGTCCAGCGGCTTTGCCAGCTTCTTCGCCGAGGAAATTGTCGGTCAGGTGGAACAGATTCTCGGTACAGAGCAAGCGGCAACCGGACTTTACTGTGCGCCAGGTGAGGACCTGCAGCCGTTGATGGCGGCGGGGGCCAGCTTCATGGTCGTCGGTTCAGACCACACCCTTATGGCTCAGGGAGTCGACGCATTGGCTGAGCGCTTCCAGGCCGCTATCGATCAGGCCGCGACTCAAGGCTCATCCAGCCTACCAGCATCCATCAAATAA